The genomic window TGTTGCTTTCTCAGTCCCCCAATACTCTATCCCCATTCCAGTCTGCTCTCCTCTTGCAGGGTTCCCAGCCCCACCTCACCAGCTTTCTTGCTGCAGTGTCCCAAGGTCCCAGAGCTGCAGAAGCCCAGGGCCTTCATGAGGTCGGCTCAGTGAATGGGTTTCATTCATGCTGGGGCTGCAGAATAGTGCCACATACTGGGAAGCAACTGCACCTTCAGGTACTGGGCACCATTCTAGTGCCCAGAGCGGTCCTCCTGTGAAGAAGGACACATCCCACCGCTCTGGATGTGGTGCCAGTGAACTAAACCTACAGAAAAAGACAAGGTTGTGTCCTTAGGTAGGACATAACTGGACTGCAAAGATTAGAGAAGAGAGGAATCTAGACTAGTTCTGATTCAAACAGGTCAACGAAACTGAGATTATTCATCAGGAAGTGAGGAAAGTCTAACACACAATAGAAAATTAAAACTTATACTCATTCATCCAATACCTTACTTCTCCTATTTTCCAATTCTAACCATTTTCTAATCTATCATCAATAACGAATCTTGAACCTACCACAGCTCTAGATGATTTGGCATGGCTCCTAGAGCTCTGAACAACTACAAGGTACTCAGGGTTTAGTTGCTCCAGGTATATCAAAGAACAAACTTTTGATTTGTGTCACCACACTGTCCCATAATCCCACATACAACCACTGGGGTCATAGGACCCCCACTCCTAGGACTAGAATGACTAGTCCTTTCCTaaggaggaaaaggacaaatTGTCACCAATTTCTATTGGCTACTTTTCATTCCTTATCCCTGGACAactagaagaaatggaagctgagCCCTCTtacctatttatcctatatagagTGCTGTCCTCGGGAAGACCTTCCCGTTGCACAGAGAAAAGAGGAGACCTCAGCTCCTGAGGCAAATATGATGCTGCTTCACTAGagtaagacaaaaggaaaaatgagtctTTATTTTATTCCCACTGGTCTGAACCCTCCGATTTTCCTTCGGTAATGTTCtagcctttccttttcttcctgtgaCTTGTTTAAATTAAAGAACACCACTTGGGCTTACCTTTCAGATAGTAAATGCCACTTCAAGGCTGAAGGGATCCATtcagggaactcccagtgtgaaTGGTTTTGCTCTCGGCTAAGAGGACAGGAGAAAGGGTTACcaagagaagaaaaggtaaaaccAAGGTCCACAGTTTTTCCTTTCAGTCATTATAACCTCACCAAAGTGTTAGCTTTTCTTCACTTCCTCAtggttcattttctattttaaatctcTCACTTTCCCCACTCTAAAATACTCCTTTTACCACATGCTGCCCCCTTGTCATCCCCAGGATCTCACAGGGTCTTGGTGAGGCTGAGGCTTTTCCAAACAGGAGCCATGATAGAATTTGGAAGCCCATTGGGAGCCAGTCCCCGGCATTGTTGTTTCTGTTTCTGAAACAttaaagaagggaaatattttcatatgcctcaatttcctagtAACCTCCTTTTCCCACTGGGCCCACCCAGCTTCCTACCTACCAACCACCCGGTCACTTATTTATTTGTTCCGCCTCCTTGCTTTTTTATTTAACCCTGTTATTTTTCGTGAAATGATCCTTCTGGTAGCCTGCTGCCAGCTACAACTCTGACCCCCTTTAGTCTCCTGTTGCCCTTTCTGGTTACCCCTGAGGCAGCCCCACGAAGGCCACTCCCCCGAAGTGCTGTAAGCTCCAAGTCAGATGAGCTCTCACTCGgggcttcactttcttcttccccttcttcgaTCTCAGCCTGTAGAACAAAATCTGCATCCCGTGCTgaatcatcttcttcctcttctccgtGCCAGCCTGCCCGCCGACGGCCCTGGCCCCGTTTAGGTTGGCCACCTATCTCGGGGTTCTCAGGACAAGAGGCTGGGGCAGGCAATGCTGAGGAGAGCTCTTCAGCCAATTCCTGAAGGTACAGAAGTGCCCTGTGGAATAGAACCAGGTCAGGGACCACAGAAGAAAATTGGAGGTCACAACAAGGTAAAGAAGCCAAAAGAGCAagggagaaaggtagaaatgggaaCACAACTAACAAAGGAATGGGCAGGGGGAAATCTGTTCAATCTATACTGTGTTCCCAGCCAAGACCTTTAGTGGAATGTAGTCAGAGTGGAAGTTATAAAAAAGAAACTGCTTAGCCCACAGATAAAGAACCAAGAAACTAATAAGAGGGCAGTCATGTATTTGCTGAACAAAGGGAATCTCAATCCTCAAACGTCCACCTTTAGTCTTAGCACAGACTAAGATCTCATCTCTGACCCAGAAGCTTACCCAAATCCTCTTTGGTCTTCCAGTATTACCCCAAAATAGCCTatttcaaatgagacaataattgcaaagtgcttagcacaaatgctacataaatgttccctattattattcttttacaCAGGCAAATTACGCCTACTGtatcccatcattccccccaaCTCAGCCCCACAATTCTCACACTTTAGCAGCCCGTCGGCGGGGTCGTGCCCCTGGTGGGGCCTCAGGGTTCTCAGGGGGACTTTGTGGAGGTGGGGGTTCGGGCTGCTCTAGCCCCTTTGACAATTTCATCAACAGCAGCTCAGCTTTTGACTTTCGGCCTCGCTTCTTAGGGACAGTAGTAGATGGAGGGCCAGAGTGATCCAGGGGACCAGATCCCAGGGTCCCGGATGGAGGAATGGCTGGCAGTAAGGTAGATGAGCGGTCACCCTTAGCTCCCACTCCACCCTTCTTTGGGCCTCTTCGAGTTCGAACACCTTTTTTCTTGCCAGTCTTTTGAGCCTTCACCTTTGATATCTCTGGAATTCCTGAAGGAACATctacagagaaagaggagaggctgTGGGCAAGGAGCCAGGCCTCAGAGCCTCTCCACCCATGCCCAGGCCTTGATCCTGGTAGACTTTCCCTGAgatacaaagaggaaagaaaaaaaaaaacatactcaaagttaggggtggggaacctgaggcctcacagtcacatgtagccttctaggtccttgggtgcgaccatttgactgaatccaagttttacagaacaaatcttcttaTTAAAGGGattggttctgtgaagtttggactcagtcaaagggctgtacttgaagacctagatagccacatgtggcctcaaggtcacaggtcatatctcctcctcccctctcaccCCAGGTCTATAAAAGGTCttaaatttagttttctttttcattctgaggtgaggaaatggagggacTGGCTCCATACCTTGCCCTTCAGGTTTGGAGACATTTTCCTGCTCTGAGCAAGTATCCAGGTGACTTTGTTTACTGGAGGGATCCTCAAGTCCAAGAGAGATTGAAGGTGTCATTATGGAACTATCCCCACATGTTGTCTTAGCCCCAAATGTTGGGGTCTCAGAGCTGAGTTGGTCTGTTACTTCTTTTCTGGGAGACTCTGTCACAGTAGTTTCCCCCATGGAGTTGGCCCCTCTCAGTGTAACGCAGCCAACCCCTAGGGTATCCATCAGCATTACTCTTCAGTGGCTACACCTACACATATAGATGGGTATCATAAGTCAACCAAAGAAGTCAAGTCCTTGATGGCTCTGCTATTAGATTTGATACTCTAATTCTACCTCTACACACCCCCTCACCCCCTCAGCCAAGCTTCTTCACTTTCCACCAAAGTAAGTAGGATTAAATGGACAGGTTCAGTCTTTTAGGGAAGGACTAATGCAAGATAATTAGAATCTAGCCCCTTGTGAGATAACATTTCACTACAGAATGAATTCCACAAGGTATAGTGTGGCATTGCTACCTGTGTCTATTGCCAACCTAGACCTTGGAATCGGAAGGCATTTGGGTCAGGTTTCTTATTATTTGCCATTATACCATCACCTATACTATTGAAGGGTTTTGAGTGAAGGTGCTACCAGTTCATAGTGAAGAGGAGGGGTTTTGACTGCTCATTCCTATAACACCAACCGAGTTGTGTCAGAGGACTCCATGCACCTTTTCATGCCTATACTCAGAATGTATATGTCCACCAGGCGCGCAAGGGCCCAGGCCAGGaaatacagcacctactatgtgccaagcattgagATAAgatctggggatgcaaagacaaaagtgagacagtccccCCCCTCAAGAAATGTACACTTTTATGGGAGACTGTAGAATAGGTGCAAAATAAACATCTCCCTCACAGCCACCTCACTCTCTCCACTCTTGTTATGGCCCTTAGCATCTCACCCGGACTATGGATAATCTAACTCGTCTCCCTGTATCCAGCCTCTCTCCTCTTGAATTCATCCACAGTCACCAAACTAACATTCATAAAGCACAAATTGCCTCATGTCACATTACTCCCCAGTTCAAGTAgcttcagtggtttcctattagtttggagataaaatatgaattcttaTTTATAGcattaaagaccttcacaatttGACTCCAGCTTATCTTTCCAGCCTGACTATACATTACTTTCCCATGCAGACTACCTGCGGTTCCCCAAATGTGCCAATTCATGCACTACCTTCAAGCCTCAGCACAGGGTGTCTCCCATacttggaatactctccctctgaTGGGGCTGATGGAGCAATGGGAACCCTAAAAGGGGTccttgaactttcccataaaTTCCAGTGGCCCAGATCTGTAGCCTATCccagtcaaaaattctttcaaCCATCCTTTCATAGTGGCTCCTGACCAGCCCAGCTCTTCATTCTGTTACCTCCAGACCACCCAAGGCTACCTGCCACTCCTAGATCACATTCAGATCTTCCTACACTCTCTTTTCCTATAAAAGCATCAATCCTTTCCTTAACAAATGTATGGATTCGCTAGGAATCTCACTCACCCCAACAGTTGTCTTAATGAACCCACAActtggactgaaagaaggcttgagtggtcgaattcttttgaggcagactCCCATCCCGTACCCttgcattttggggttcccagcatCCCTAAACCACAACACgtcctcattctacctctctgaAACCTTAAAAACTTCATTAAAACTTAACTGTAACTTCCTTGAAAATGCAGCTGTTACTTCCGCcaaaaaacctttcctgattcctttctCAATTATTCTGTCTTTATTTGGTACCTATTTTACACTTATATGTACGTCCTGtggctcccccacccccatgactgtaagcttcttaagggcaaaAAGTGTTTCATTAAGGCACCGAGGGGACAGAACATGGGATTTAGACTCAGGAAAACACTACTCCAAATCTGGCTTTAGAAGGTTGGTAGTTGTGTGTCttcagccaagtcacttaacctgcttgtctccgtttcctcaacagtaaaaagaatagaataacagcacctacctctcagggatgTGGAGGATCAAATGGGGTATTGTAAAgcccctggcacacagtaggccctaCGTAAGTGCCAGCTGCCATATTTCTGTCACCATGCAGCTGGTGGT from Notamacropus eugenii isolate mMacEug1 chromosome 1, mMacEug1.pri_v2, whole genome shotgun sequence includes these protein-coding regions:
- the GTF3C2 gene encoding general transcription factor 3C polypeptide 2, coding for MLMDTLGVGCVTLRGANSMGETTVTESPRKEVTDQLSSETPTFGAKTTCGDSSIMTPSISLGLEDPSSKQSHLDTCSEQENVSKPEGQDVPSGIPEISKVKAQKTGKKKGVRTRRGPKKGGVGAKGDRSSTLLPAIPPSGTLGSGPLDHSGPPSTTVPKKRGRKSKAELLLMKLSKGLEQPEPPPPQSPPENPEAPPGARPRRRAAKVALLYLQELAEELSSALPAPASCPENPEIGGQPKRGQGRRRAGWHGEEEEDDSARDADFVLQAEIEEGEEESEAPSESSSDLELTALRGSGLRGAASGKQKQQCRGLAPNGLPNSIMAPVWKSLSLTKTLREQNHSHWEFPEWIPSALKWHLLSESEAASYLPQELRSPLFSVQREGLPEDSTLYRINRFSSLAPHPERWDVSFFTGGPLWALEWCPVPEGAVASQYVALFCSPSMNETHSLSRPHEGPGLLQLWDLGTLQQESCPSNKAHLAYGIACDHGCIWDLKFCPSGGWELPSTSRKAPFLPRLGLLALACSDGKVLLLSLPHPEELLALQPQDALKPPVYKVQCVASLQVGSVQAGEPSECGQCFTLAWMPTRPHQHLAAGFYDGTIAIWNLPTTSLLQRVRLPDGSLKLYPFHCLPAHDQAVRCLQWCKANSNFLVSAGSDRKIKFWDLRRPYEPINCIKRFLSTELAWLLPYSGVTVAQDNCYASYGLCGIHYIDAGFLGFKAYFTAPRKGTVWSLSGSDWLGAVAAGDMSGELIAAVLPDMALNPMNVKRPAERRFPIYKADLLPYWEGSEDRDHHAASPLVPGPPKARTYAETVEHHYLLFRDTDLRGFQDLLQREPVLRMQEGEGRSQLCLDRLQLEAVHKVRFSPNLDSYGWLVSGGQSGLVRVHCVRGLTSPLGHRMQLESRAHFSAMFQPPSPPQGPSFPPTSFHLLPNP